One window from the genome of Mesoplodon densirostris isolate mMesDen1 chromosome 17, mMesDen1 primary haplotype, whole genome shotgun sequence encodes:
- the ARL11 gene encoding ADP-ribosylation factor-like protein 11: MGSVNSRGHKAEARVVMIGLDSAGKTMLLYKLKGHQLVETLPTVGFNVEPLEAPGHVSLTLWDVGGQSQLRASWKDYLEGTDVLIYVLDSTDEARLPEAVAELTEALGDPHLASVPFLVLANKQEAPHALPLPEIRDRLGLDRFQGHCWELQGCSALTGEGLPEALESLRRLVKSRNHCNSRLAQGAGCGESQRP; encoded by the coding sequence ATGGGGTCTGTGAACTCCCGAGGTCACAAGGCGGAAGCCCGGGTGGTGATGATAGGCCTGGACTCGGCCGGCAAGACCATGCTCCTGTACAAACTGAAGGGCCACCAGCTGGTGGAGACCCTGCCCACCGTGGGTTTCAACGTGGAGCCTCTCGAAGCCCCTGGGCATGTGTCTCTGACCCTCTGGGATGTCGGGGGGCAGAGCCAGCTCAGGGCCAGCTGGAAGGACTACCTGGAGGGCACGGACGTCCTCATATACGTGCTGGACAGCACAGATGAAGCCCGCTTGCCCGAGGCAGTGGCTGAGCTCACCGAGGCCCTGGGCGACCCCCACCTGGCCAGCGTGCCCTTCCTGGTGCTGGCCAACAAGCAGGAGGCACCCCACGCCCTGCCGCTGCCTGAGATCAGAGACAGGCTGGGCTTGGACAGGTTCCAGGGGCACTGCTGGGAGCTGCAGGGCTGCAGCGCCCTCACCGGAGAGGGGCTGCCCGAGGCCCTGGAGAGCTTGAGGCGCCTCGTGAAATCCCGCAACCACTGTAACTCCAGGTTAGCACAGGGGGCAGGCTGTGGGGAGAGCCAGAGGCCTTGA